The Malus domestica chromosome 08, GDT2T_hap1 genomic interval AAGAGCTAGATGATGAGTTATACTGTTGATAAATTGTAGACTGTATACTTGATTATTGATTACATAGGGGATAATAGCAAACTGCTGCAATAGTAATAACATATCCAATTAAACTCATATCATAGGGTGACTCTATGCATTTGTATAACTCAGGTGACCCTCTACAGTAATAACACCCCTGAAGAGTAAGAACGTATTAAGATGTAATTATAAATAAGCAAACTCTAACTGTGTGCAATAATTAGAGTAATAGAGTTATTACTGTAGTTTCACTCTCAAATTTCTCAATTGTATAGTTGAACAATATGCTTGACTGGATTACGACAGACTGCTGGTCAATTCATACTGTATTCTCTGGCATGAACTATAATAGTAACATGGCAGTATAAAGATCAAATGACAGTCAAATAATGCTCAGAGTATGAATATTCAATCTGGATAAGCAACATCATCAGTCTACCAAGATAACTTATGTTTTATCCTCAGAAAGTTGGAGAAGGAGAGCTACTAGCCATCAAGTCTGCTGTAAGGACATATTGATTTAGTCACTGATTTATCCAGGTAGGAATAGATTTGACTTTCTTTTGTGAGCACCAACACGTACTTACAGTATGAGATTCAAATTTCTGTTACAGTAGTGGTAGAACAATCGATGCATGTAGTCGAGAGTAAAGTTTGTAATGTTTCTTACATTTTTCAATACACCGAAACATGATAGAACTTTCTCACCTTTCGATGTAGCACCTCAGGTCCGTCATGAGTGTCCATTCAGATCAATAGCAGTGCATTCATGTGGTAGAGAAGGTACCGCAGGGGCGACCTGAGAACACATCAAGCGCAACACATAACGCCATATGTGATCTCAGGTCACTCCTGCAGAACCCCTCTACCGCTTTGGCATATACTGGAACACTTGTTCTCTTCGAGATGGCTCTAGACTTATTTCTGTACAACTTCCCTGCCTTACCCTGCTAATATATAGCACAACTTAGAACTTAGTTGTGTACTACTTTCACTCCATTGTACTACATGAACAAAGGGGTCTCTCTAGTACAAATCTTCTTGTTTAACCATAcatataaaagaaaacaaattacaCAAGTGGATTTAAATGTACTACAATGTAAATGTGGTACAGTTTGATTATTCGAAATTGCTTCGTACAAATGCAGCTTTGTACTTTCCAATTCTTTTGTGGTACATTTCATGCTGTTTTTGTACTCTTCTAACGCAAACCAACCTTtggaaaatgagaagagattcTCTTTGAATTTCCTTCACCAAGACCACCGGATCAAGTGATTCAAGCGCTgttggatgaaatttcaaaggctcggatcacttgatccgatggccttggtggaagagatccggagaggatctcctCTTGAAAAATGACCTTTCTGATTTGCAGACATCTAATTCTTCTCCATTCTGATTGTTCAAAATTGATCTAGTAATCAGAggtacaataataataattctcCATCTGGTACTCAAAATCCCTAGTTCTATCTCTGAATTTAAGACAGATTTGGGGTAAATAACTAGCtatcttgtttttgttttttttttacttaaaaataaaaaaaaacagttcTATCACATACATAACACAAGGTCCAAATGCAAGTTGGTGTCGTTATCAACCAAAAATTCTTTTATGCGCACGCGGATTGTTTGTATAGGTTACGTATGTTGGTGTCCTTATAAAACTCatactgattatgtatttccGCCACATAACATATAATACTGTATCGTCATTATGCTTGTCATTATGGTGGAAATATGTTGTCAATACAGATCCATATGCACAACCCAACTAAGCAGGAGATAATTCCTCCTTTATTGACACCCACACTTTTCAAATGAAGCTCACCCCGTTTGGACCATAACTTGCAATTCGCATGAGTTCTACAATAGGAGATGTTATGTCTACATTGACTTGTTGCTCGAAAACCGTGAGGATAACTGCGGGCAAAATAATAATTGCGAGATAAAAGTTCATGTGGATATGAGAGCTTTTGGTCATCAGCCACAATattcaattattttgaatgagTATTTATGAAGATCTTGTGGAGCCaccaaaggcaaagggaagagcTCAAACAAGTTGAATCAAAAACCAATCTCTCAAAAGAGCAGCCTCAAAGAAAACTATCATTTCAAATCAAGTCTTTTTAAGGGCATGTTTAAATAAGGATAATAGGAATGTCAAGAATGCGATTCATTCCTATTATGGATGAACCTTACGTTTACTTACCAAGGAGAATGAAAAGTGATGCGAGTCCCACTCAAAATTTAGAATGCAATTCTTGATTTCCAAAGAATCGAATACTTAAGGGAGGAGGTTGGAACGagtaaacaattaaaattagaaAACTGCCTAAGCCCCCGCCTAGGCGCTCGATTCATGCCCGCTACCTAATTAGGGCCTAGCGCCTTTTAAAACGTTACTAATTGAACATACCCAAATTATGAGTATAACTCATATTGGGTGTTATTACCGTTTACTTAATCAATACTATTTCAAAGGCAAAATATGTCAAGGGTCACATATCACAATATATTTTCACTGTGATGTGACCCTCGGTTATTCATAAATGTGATGagctacaatttttttttttgggtcaaataatagattttgttagattatatgttagattagtcacgaCGAGATTTGAACTCACGTCATCATGCAAGAGCTCAATACCTTTCTACCACTATGATAAATGACCACTTACTGATGAGCTACGTACAAAAATTGGattttgataaatttatatattcaaagcCTGTTGTGGTTGCTTTACATATACAAATATAACTCTAATATTCTCTTCGACAGTACATCTGCATATGCACACTATCTAGTATGAATTGTGTATATTCGCTAATTTAAGCATATATTCGATTCAGCAACATCCAAGTGATAAATATGCATCTAAAGCAACTTTCTCAATGTTCGGCTATTTCTTTATGTTTCTGCATTGTATTTCCACTATTACCATGAGTGTGTCTTGGACGAACTACTATTTAGACCaatcaaaacatcaaatttaTGATATTGGCGTTTCATAACCATCCATTATCTATAACATCATGGAAGTGACTCAACCTCTATTTCTATAATATTATCATGATCCAGCGACATCCTTAAAATCTCCCAAAccgaacaaaaacaaaagtattgGTGTAAATTAACTATCTAACTGACATAATATATTATCGAAGTGTTGAGaaaaaatactttaaaataaTGTTCAGATAATTACGTAATGGAATTACCGGCAAATTTTGCAGATATTGAAGTTATTTTTCAATGCCCAATCCTGCTTCGTAAGtctgcaaaaataaataaataaataaataaatagccAACCAATCAAATTGTTGGTTTTTACatgcaaagaaattcaaaattcaaataattagcAAGGATAATAGAcaaaattatcatttttttcaatttaataagggaattgttattgacactccaaaacCTTATATtatgcactccaaactttctataactactagaaagaaaaatacacttgtgaggagtatagaatgaaatttttggagtgctaataacagttccttTTAATAAAACATATTTATTAATACCTAGAACAAGTTCAACCATGTGACGATTCTTGGATGCGTCATAAATATATTTCTATTAAATACCTGGAAGAGGTTCAAATACATATAGTCATATGTTGAGGTCATTTCCAATTGTGATTGTATTGAATCTGTGTTTGCAATTAAGACCAAATCATGATTTCCATGAAATCAATTGAGAACATGGCAGTTGCATTGCCATTGCTCTAGTACTTTGCATTGTGTGCTAGATCTACTCATACAAAAAATTAGAAGTtggtatatattttctttaaaatgttAGGCAGGATTAATATACACATCTTTACACAACTTTTATAGTATTAATGTAAATAGGcaaaaacataacaaacatTCATAACCAATTACTCAATTTCATGAAACCTTGTCGACGTATCCATGTATCTTGTTTCCCCATAAGGACCTCCTCATGAAAATGGAAATGTCGTATAAAAGGGTGTCATCTTATAGCAAAGGAGACGACGATTCTTAACTATGAAGTTATAACAAAGTTTTTGAAATACGTTGTGGAATTTAGGATCAGAGTAAAATGTTTCAGCATTTGTTGAGCCATGCTATGCTCATTTTTCCGTGGGTATACCTGCAACATAGTTTAATGCTAGGTATATCAAATTCTTAAACCAAAATATAtgaatcaaatgatgtggtagTGGATGAtttaattattacttaagtgttgctTAGCGTGCTTATTTTATATTGGTGACACGTCATtcaatttgcaaatttgatttaaaaatttgttcTCCTAGCACTATccaaaataaaatattcaaatgaaaaatatcaTTCTTCAACAACTAaaggataaaaaataaaaaaacaactaGACTAAGGGAGGCAACAAAATTATTAACATAGCAGCTATATAGCTTTTAGAACATTTAATTAGGAAATGGAAGTAAGTGGTcatttaccacagtggtggaaatAAGTCAAGCCCTTGCATGAACGCGTGGGTTCAAACTCCGTTGGTGACTAAtataacaaaattaattaattgtttacaaaaaaaaagaaaaaaaaaaggaaatgcaAACCCTACTGGGCCTAGACCCATTACAAAGTCAAGGAATAGTAATTTGGGCTTATTATTTTGGGCTAAGAAGGTTGGTCCCAACAGTAAAAAGctaaatttctttgtatcacatTCCAAATATAATGATTGCAACACGAGTAGCGTTATCTATGtacatttttttacttcttacacatttCTTGCTTTCGGTAGTcggattgaataaataaaaaaatataaataacaaaaaattaacaaaaatgtgtggaaaataaaattaaatgtgTGAATAGCTATATCCTTTTTGCATAAGATGGTACCTTCGTTTCATGACTCTATTCCACCCcaatgaaacaaaaagaaaaagccaaaagcaaattaaattataaacaataataataatctgTCTACATCTGCTCTTTGTATGCAAAGCGTTCAAATCTTTTGCACTTAAAATTCTTTGTGACCTCTCCGTGTCTTATCTATTTGAGTAATATATGTCATTTTGACTTAATTTatctttcatttttaatttttttttatcaagtaGATAAGTTGAAGAGTTAAAACTGTTAATTAGGAAATGGAAGTAAGTGGTcatttaccacagtggtggaaatAAGTCAAGCTCGTGCATGACTGCATGGGTTCAAACTCCGTTGGTGACTAATATAACAAAATTAAttgtttacaaaaaaaaaaaaaaaaaaaaaaaggaaatggaaacCCTACTGGGCCTAGACCCATTACAAAGTCAAGGAATACTAATTTGGGCTTATTATTTTGGGCTAAGAAGGTTGGTCCCAACAGTAAAAAAACTAAATTTCTTTATACCACATTCCAAATATAATGATTTCAACACGAGTAGTGTTATCTACGtacatttttttacttctcacacacctcttgcTTTAGGCAGTCggattgaataaaataaaaaaaatataaataacaaaaaattaacaaaaatgtgtgaaaaataaaattaaatgtgTGAATGGCTATATCCTTTTTGCATAAGATGGTACCTTCGTTTCATGACTCtattcaaaagccaaaagcaaaattaaattataaacaatAAGAATAATCTGTCTACATCTGCTCTTTGTATGCAAAGCATTCAAATCTTTTGCACTTAAAATTCTTTGCGACCTCTTCGTGTCTTATCTATTTGAGTAATATATGTCATTTTGACTTAATTTATctttcgtttttaatttttttatcaaggaGATAAGTTGAAGAGTTAAAACTGTTAATTGAAATTTAAATGAATGACCAAGTGTCAAACAAATAAGATAAATcacaaaaaaatcacaaaaaatttaATCTCGTATGCAAAATAGTATATCCACATAGGAATCTGTAGGCAACAATCTACAACTCCATCCATAGAAAAGCTTTCTTACATCATCATTACATCCCCTTCTCCAACTAATTTTATTTGCAATCAACAACCAACAACACCAATACAAAGTTGGTTAATTTGTGTCAATTCACTCCCACATAGCTTCTAAACCCTACTTTTAGCCTTTTCTTGGCACTTAAAATGTCGAAGATACTCTTTTACTCCGGGAGAACAAAATACATTGTACATGAATTAACATCTCCTACTACTGAAGCAAATGCTACTCCATGAAAAGACAccaattatttaataatatataaaaaaaaagtgaattaTAATATAACCTCTCAATAGCAAAGTGTCACTGAAAGTCTAGAGATTACAACAAAAAGCCATCTCCTCTAAAGCTTTAACGCAAAAGTTGTTACTTTTCCTCTTCCCACTTTATTCTTGCAATTACACGCATCTTCCTCCATATCCTGCATTTCTAAATAATTCTTGCTTTATGTCCTCAGAAGTTACCAGTGTTCTCTGATCAGAATCCTGTTTAATGACATCAATGAATCACCAGATAAAAACATTAACTTAATACTTCTCCAACTAAACAAGTCACAAAGAGATTCTATTTATATTACTGGAAAGCCAATTCACATACCTCTGAGCAAGAAGCTTGCACTGCAAAGTCATTGAAGCAGCTAATCACACACTGCTGAATCTCAAGGCCTAAGGCTTCCAAGGTAGACACTGTTGATAACAACAGCCCTGGCTTTCCTGCACAGCATATGTCAATCTTGGTGTCCACATTCCTCCTTTGCACATCAAACTGCAAATCAATCCAACACCAATGCCAATTCTTAGCTTTATTTTTTCATATTCGAGCGATATTCTAAAGTAATCTAAACTGCGGTACAGGAGATTTGAATATGGGCGCAGAGGGGAGagcacacacacaaactgctcTAGCCAACTTGAGTACGCCCTGGTCtgcattttaagattaaaatatGCAGGGTACATACCTTAGGTGAGTTCCTGACTAGcatttcatttggtttgatATCCTTGAAAAGGCTCATCACATTTAACTGATCTGAATCTGCTTCAATTTCTTGTTGCAAATTGTTGATTCTCTCTAGGAGCTCCTTCATGTAATCTATAGTGTCTCCAAGTATAGATGTTCTATCCATCTACAAAACCACAGTAATAATTTAACCAAGAAAATTAGCCTCTGTATTCAACATTAATCATATCTACATGCATTCTGAAAAAAATGGGGTTTAAACTTAATTACCTTACTTATCTTGGGCACAATTGATCTTAGCATCGAAAGCCGGTCATTCAAtcgctttcttcttcttctctcagcCATTAGATTCTTTGATGGCTGCCCCTGCAACTTCTTATTAGTAGCTCTGGTATTTCTCTCCACACAGATTCCCACGTTGAAAGAGGGGACTTGGTCAGGGGACTGAGTTGGCTCCACTTTACAGGCTGCTGCAGCTTCAGCTTGAGTCTCCAAGTTGTGTATTTCATCACCAAGCAAACCcaactcttcttcttcaagcatgGACCATGGATTGTCTTCCTGGACCAGAAACGGCGGCGTATCAAGGGTGCTGTAGGATGAGTCAGTGACTTGCTGCTGAGCTGAGAGTAGTGCTTCATCAGTAACGCCAAAGCCGAAGGGATAGTAGACTTCTTGATTGAAGGTTGCGTTGAAGTTGTTAAAGTTGGGTTCAAATGGAGGTGAGAATTCATGGATGGAAGAAGAATTTGGGAAGAAAGAAGATGAAGGGTTTTGTTGATCAAAGTAATCAAAATTTCCCCAGCTACCACTACTAGACAGCAAATCATTCATTTCTGTTGGAATATTGGTTTCCCATGTACTGCTACTCCTGCTGTCTCTTCTTAGAGCTAATAACTCTTCTAAGAAACTATGTTCATTCAACTCCATctccccctccctctctctcccccaccctctctctctctgtatttCTCTTGGGAATGTTGATGGTGCTAATTAGGTAAGTGCCCTGATAACAAGAAGATGCAACAAGTGGAACATTTATATAGGAACAAGCTTGAAAGGCTAGTTCCATTATTTTAATACATTTCACTATCTAttaggtttatttatttattttattttaggacCCTCAAAAACCTAAGATTAATAtggaatctctctctctctctctctctctctctctctctctatgtctATAGGTATAGTAACTACTTCTGGCTATTCTTTATGTCTATAAGTAATAATACTTGACTCCTTATATGTAAGAGGAAATTCTTAATTATTTGCAAAATACATGTGTTTAGAGATGGCATAATCAAACGAATTAGAGTAATATgctctttgtttttgtattcAAGTTCGAATCTCTTTTTTAACGTGTTTAACTGTGACTTGGATGAAACAGCAGCTGAAGTAAGAAGACAAGTATGTTTCGTCTAAAGCATGGATTTCAAGTCTTTTTCACCGAAATATCTGCAATCAAACAGCCAATATAAAATTGATATGCTCGGAAAAGTTTGACCCACACTTTCTGTCTGAACCGTAAAGGGTGGGGTTAGCATAATAGACCGTGTCAGGTTCCTTGTATGCTTGAGCTCAGTAATTTTAATTGGCCATGATCatactctctttctctatcACTTTCTCTGTGTGTGAGAAAAATGGCTCAATTGGGTCCCATGCAACAATGCCTCCAAATTTGGGTGAGATCACAAATTCGAATGAGTTAGTGGACGtcgtttgtttttctttgtgcCCCTTATTTCTAAAAATCATTCGTCGACATTAGATTTTAATCATTCTATGCAGTTTTCTGATAAACAACTTGATTAATCTGTTCCTTttatgagcggtaggtctcgggttcgagacttgggagcagcctctccataaatggaggtaaggctagccgacattcacctctcccagaccctgcgtaaagcgggagccttgtgcactgggtacgacctttttttttagtatgaTGGTAGGTTTTCATTCTCTCCTCACCTATGCATGTGGATATAGAGTACAATATTTACGGATCTTGTTGATTGTCTCTCTAAAGTTAACATGTGAAACTCATCTATATTAGAGAAATGATCAAATCTAAATAAAATGGCCTAAAAAAATCACTCAAAATAAAACTCTAGTGGCAATAGGTTGATTGGTAGCTACCACTATTAAGATTTTGTCATACaagataaattttaaattaagcGATAactatcaatcaacataaatcaCACGAGAAAAGAAACTCGTCACCGGATGATTGTAAAGGTAATAATGAGAAAATCGCATTGTACTACTTGTTTTTTAATAGAATAGAGTTTATATagagaacaagcatataataagTTTTCATCCAAGTATCCAACAAatcttttacaatttattgaaaacataaaatgcaattgaaagttatttattttccgTCTAAGTGAGAATCATATGATCCTAAgccattttttaaaataaaaaaataagcaaaACATTTCACAAAACCATCCAGCCCACCTAGACTCACCTAGGCCGGTCTAACCTTCTTAAGTCCACCCAGGCGGGCAACTAGATTGGTCTAGGCATGCAACCAGACTGGTCTAGGCgcccttttatattttttaaacacCTAAGAACTAATGGTAAAAGTGGTCAACCGTCTAGCCCCTAGAGCACTGTATTTTCGTAATTGTAAATACCATCATATATTAAAATAGTGGTGTTACCTAAAGACCTATTTTGGCATTGTAtttgtaagttttttttcttctagtatTTCATGAATATGTATAGAGGCTGTATATTCTCATATATTTGTGTGGCTGTTTTGGCTCATACCACCAATGCATTAACTGACATATTAAACATATGGGGGCATTTTACGCATGTAAGGATGCATATACAGCCCTTATTACTACGATACTCCTATCAAAACAACGGTTCTTTGGTTGCTCATCGATTGACCAAGGcgacaaattttttattatcattGTTGTTACTATTATCACTATTGTTTGTATTAGCAATTTCTTGGTTGGTAAGCAGGGGATCTGAATAAAAACTATAATTTGAGGGTGTCGACATAGAGCCCCATCCAGTTGGTGGTACTGGTGTAGGGTGTTTGTGTTTGACTTCGCAGATATTGTATCCTTGTCCGAGTCTAATATTGGATTGGTGCCACAATTTGCATACACACGGCCGCAAAGGTTCACTAATCTTTCATCGTTTTATATCTTTGTCAATACAAGCATTTACAAAGGGTTTAATGATATTTGCTTAATGAGGGATGTGATTTTATTGTACAAATGTTTATGTTGTGAAACTATAAATTTAAATTGTAATTCAGACCAAGATCAAGCCACTTAATTAAAGATATTAAATTTGACATAAGTATCATTTTTTGTTCTTGAAACGAtaacataatatttttatttaagagaacttttcattcattttacactttattttgttcttatcgttaaaaattaaaattttcaaactattttaattagttttccttttatttaattatgtaCAGATAGTAGGTATGATCATTCTACTAGATTAGATAGCTCATTTATAATTTGCAGATGGGTACGTAGTACGACAGAGTAGTTCATACTTGCACGGGTACATTATAAGTGAGAGAAAGGAGACTTTATAGTTTTATAGACATTTCATAGTTTAACATTAATTTTCGtattaacattataaaatataatgTAAAAAATATAAGATAACAAAGAGTTTGTCTCATTAGCATTTCTCTGTTATTTATACTACATTTTGTCATTAATTTTTAGGGTCTTATAAAAATACTGTTCACTGTCAGAGTATTCTGGAAGGAATTTAAATCTAGCAGCTGTTTTAAGGGTTAAACAATGGATTAGCCTAAGGGGGTCTAGTTCAACCCAAGGGCTGAGTTGATTCTGGTTTCTGTAACCGAGGGCATACATATCCTGCGTTTACGACTAGtaagtttaaaaaatataattaactgAACTTGTTCTCTCTCTGATGAGTCTCATTCGAGCATTTTGGTCACTTAATTATGAACCCAAAATACGAATATGAGCCACATGCTATTCATGCAACAAAACAAGCAATATTGAAAAGATAATTCTCGAAACCTGGGAAGAGTCCAGCAAAGCTAGCTACTAATTACCTAGTAATTATGCAGCTGTGTGCATGTTATTCACAAATGCGCTAAAGATTAATTGTGATAGTTATATCGAACACCAGTTCCCAAGATCATAAgaaattaagaaagaaaaaaaaagagatggtAAGTAATTCTCTTtgatataaacacacacacacacacacacatatatatatatataaaatagatATTCGGTGGCAAGAGAAATCGTGCATTTGGTTTTGAATGAAGTTTGAGTttctatttgaaatttgataGTGTTGACTCTGTGCTATTTTCTTAGCAGCCTAGCTACCATTCTATGTATGAAATGATGAAACATGCAACAATTGAATGAGACTTGTTAGAAACTAAGAAAGACTTGCTAGAAACTAAGAACCATCATAATGATTGTGAAAGGCAATCTATAATTTAATATACGTTTTGTTCTCGAGGCTATTTGTTCAATGTTACTCCTTAGGTGTTCTATTACATATATTACTTTGAAACCGTCAAacataaaatgatgaaattttatCAACAAAGTAAAACGATAAAAACAAGGAGAATGATGAATGCACATATTTTTTCTTATACCTACTGCTATTTAACATTGtctattattttgttttaatttatttaatttgatggTCGAAATAGAGAATAAAATAAtgattaatagtaatataatggtAGTAGAATTTCACGATCTTATTATGTAAAGTATGATTAGTACTTATAACCgcaatatatatgtgtgtgtatatattattatatatattcataCGTGTTTGTGTTACATAGTTGTGTGAGTGAAGTATGTACCAAATTTTGAGTGAatcaacatttgatcaaatgtttGCAGTGAAGGTATCCCCAACTAAACTACATTCATATGGTAAATTTTGAATGTAATGTAGCACATCCATGCATGGAAGAAGCAGTCAACGTTAATacaaaagacaaaaagaaagatATATCTAAGGTAAacagttttttattattattatttttatttattttttaataaaaagataCCACACTACACATTACACATTGGTAGAGAGCATACCCATATAAgtgtcggagaattggtttaccctttcgcactgaAGAACATACCCATATAGGCAGTCAACGTTAATacaaaagacaaaaagaaagatATATCTAAggtaaacagtttttttttttaataaaacgaGACCACACTACACATTACACATTGATAGCAGATTAATCGATCCCCTCTTTCGATTTCATGGAATccgagttgaaaaaaaaaaaaaaaatctttttaagTATTAATAAACAGTTTTCAAAGCATATACGCGAATTGCCAACTCAAGTTGTAATTTACGTGTGAAGTGCATGAAACTTCCTCAGAAAACGCGAGGTAGAATATACTTTCATGAAGGCTGAATCGTCTGCTTATCTCAATTACCGCGTGAGTTGTTTTCTTAAAGCAGACAAAATTTAATGGCTGATTTCGAAACCGACCCAAATATCCACCCAACAAGAGCTGACTATTCATCTCTACCCAACACATTCATTAGAATTTGGATCTAGCTAATTTGTCTTACTACTAATTAGTTAAGacttaatttgttttaatttcttgTTTATGATTACTCGTGTACCGTACGTTCAatatatgtgtaactaattgtCTGCTCGTTCACCGTACTTTCATGCACAACACACCAATATTATTAACAAAAACCATGCATAGTCATTACATGGCTAAACCCTGCCATTGGGCAAAGAAGATCCTTTTACTTCCATGTATGTACTAGATATGTAAACGAAAACAAATTCTAAATTGTTGTTTCGTTGACTATTATTTTGTCTTGATTATTTATAGTTTAAATTAAGTTCTCAttgttgaattataagtctaTAGCTAATTAGAATTAGTGAAATAAGATGAGGTTATTTGTGTATTCACTTGAGCATATCTGCCAAGTGTGAGGTTAAAAGATGTAAGGCTAAAATAGTCGTATGTAGTGATCCTATAAATTAGCTAAATGTGTGGCTGAGATCAAGTGTGATGTATGTGGATCcaactaatgaaaaatggtCATGAAATGCACGTGTGCGCTCAATTTTTGACATAGAGAAAAATATATTCCTCTCTACAACTTCCAATAGCAGGAGAGAGAACTTTCATTCATTTTCCATTTACTTGTATCCTTCTATTCTCTCTTTAGTTTCCATATCGAATAACCCAGATAAATTCAAATcacactaacatggcctcagagccaggtttGATCATCTGAGCCTGGGCATAAATTTGTGAGCTCATTAAGTTGAGTTGAAGCTCGGTGAAAGTCGCCAAAGACCCATTATCATCTGAGAAGAGAAATCAACCCATTCAGACCAAAGATGTCTGGATCTGGAGGGTCAGAAGTGAGAACTCCAAttttctccggtgagaactacgagttctgGAGAATCAAGATGGTGACGATTTTCAAATCACATGGGTTCTCGGATCAAATCTTCACTCGAATCGCCAATGCTGAATCAGCGAAGATGGCATGGGATTTGTTGTATGGAGAGTATCATGGTGGTGATTAGGTACGATATGTGAAATTACAAAATCTGAGACGTGAATTTGAGTATGCTAGAATGCGTGATGATGAAACTCTGTCTGGGTATCTTACTAGGCTAAATGA includes:
- the LOC103421318 gene encoding transcription factor bHLH61-like translates to MELNEHSFLEELLALRRDSRSSSTWETNIPTEMNDLLSSSGSWGNFDYFDQQNPSSSFFPNSSSIHEFSPPFEPNFNNFNATFNQEVYYPFGFGVTDEALLSAQQQVTDSSYSTLDTPPFLVQEDNPWSMLEEEELGLLGDEIHNLETQAEAAAACKVEPTQSPDQVPSFNVGICVERNTRATNKKLQGQPSKNLMAERRRRKRLNDRLSMLRSIVPKISKMDRTSILGDTIDYMKELLERINNLQQEIEADSDQLNVMSLFKDIKPNEMLVRNSPKFDVQRRNVDTKIDICCAGKPGLLLSTVSTLEALGLEIQQCVISCFNDFAVQASCSEDSDQRTLVTSEDIKQELFRNAGYGGRCV